One Spea bombifrons isolate aSpeBom1 chromosome 1, aSpeBom1.2.pri, whole genome shotgun sequence DNA window includes the following coding sequences:
- the HNRNPC gene encoding heterogeneous nuclear ribonucleoproteins C1/C2 isoform X1 yields MASLSPVGHYVMASNITNKTDPRSLNSRVFIGNLNTLVVKKADVEAIFSKYGKIVGCSVHKGFAFVQYANERNARTAVAGEDGRMIAGQVLDINLAAEPKVNRGKGGVKRSAADMYGSSFDLDYDFQRDYYDSYSATRVPPPPPIARAVVPSKRQRVSGNTSRRGKSGFNSKSGQRGGSSKSSRLKGDDLQTIKKELSQIKQRVDSLLESLERIEREQSKQETKLDDEQSSSSQKKEETSAKSVTEEAGDSAEEGDLLDDDDEQGEDTLEEIKDGDKETEEGEDEGDSANEDS; encoded by the exons ATG GCTTCACTTTCTCCCGTAGGGCATTACGTGATGGCAAGCAACATCACTAACAAAACAGATCCTCGTTCACTAAACTCACGTGTATTTATTGGGAACCTTAACACCCTAGTAGTGAAGAAAGCAGACGTGGAAGCCATTTTCTCCAAGTATGGCAAGATTGTGGGCTGCTCCGTGCACAAGGGTTTTGCTTTTGTTCAGTATGCTAATGAACGCAATGCCCGTACTGCTGTGGCTGGGGAAGATGGGCGTATGATTGCCGGCCAGGTCCTTG ATATTAATCTCGCTGCTGAGCCCAAGGTTAACAGAGGGAAAGGAGGTGTCAAACGATCGGCAGCTGATATGTATGG GTCATCATTTGATCTGGATTATGATTTCCAGCGAGACTATTATGACAG CTACTCAGCAACTCGTGTGCCGCCTCCTCCCCCTATTGCACGGGCTGTAGTGCCGTCTAAACGCCAGAGAGTTTCTGGAAATACATCACGCCGCGGTAAAAGTGGCTTCAACTCAAAGAGTGGCCAGAGAGGCGGTTCCTCCAAGTCTAGTCGGC TAAAGGGTGATGATCTTCAAACTATTAAAAAGGAGCTGAGTCAGATAAAACAGAGAGTAGATTCTCTCCTGGAAAGTCTAGAGCGGATCGAGCGTGAACAATCCAAACAAG AGACAAAATTAGATGACGAGCAGAGCAGTAGCTctcaaaagaaagaggaaacaaGTGCAAAAAGTGTTACAGAGGAAGCAGGTGACTCTGCAGAAGAAGGAGACCtccttgatgatgatgatgaacagGGGGAAGACACA CTGGAAGAAATTAAAGATGGTGACAAAGAGACAGAGGAAGGTGAAGATGAAGGGGACAGTGCAAATGAAGATTCTTAA
- the LOC128468018 gene encoding olfactory receptor 10A7-like, translated as MTFVNGNALRNQSNIEEFILLGFTNFSIKIQLLLFILFLFIYIFTLLGNLIIISVTTLDSLLHTPMYYFLRNLSFLEICYITVTLPKLLQTFVAKRKTISFYGCCTQMYCFFTLGVTECFLLAVMAYDRYVAICNPLRYFSVMSKTLCLRLATVSWVSGNLISLGQTASIFSLPYCGPNLINHFFCDIPPVLKLACTDISANEISVSVTGFLVLPLPFSLVLYSYGRIIAAILRISSNTGRKKVFSTCASHFVSVTLFFGTGAFTYVRVKTSKTPDNDKLLSLLYSVVTPLLNPLIYSLRNEEVKGGVKKLLHHKASVEKV; from the coding sequence ATGACCTTCGTAAATGGTAATGCCTTACGGAACCAGTCTAACATTGAAGAATTTATTCTCCTGGGCTTCACAAATTTTTCCATAAAGATCCAACTTCTCCTATTTATCCTCTTTCTGTTCATCTACATCTTCACGTTATTGGGTAACCTTATAATCATATCAGTGACTACTCTGGACTCCCTTCTCCATACGCCTATGTATTACTTCCTTCGTAATCTCTCCTTCCTTGAGATTTGTTATATTACGGTCACCTTGCCCAAGCTGCTCCAAACTTTTGTGGCCAAAAGAAAAACCATCTCTTTCTATGGATGTTGTACCCAGATGTACTGTTTTTTCACTCTTGGTGTTACAGAGTGCTTTCTTCTTGCTGTTATGGCTTATGATCGTTATGTGGCCATCTGTAACCCCTTGAGATACTTCTCTGTAATGAGCAAAacgttatgtttaagattagcaACAGTCTCATGGGTTTCTGGTAATCTCATATCTCTTGGACAGACCGCCTCCATCTTTAGCCTTCCCTACTGTGGCCCTAATCTCATCAACCACTTTTTCTGTGACATCCCACCGGTCCTAAAGTTGGCCTGCACTGatatttctgcaaatgaaatttctgtttcagttactGGATTCCTTGTCCTGCCTTTGCCATTTTCCCTTGTGCTATACTCCTATGGGCGTATTATAGCTGCTATTCTCCGCATCAGCTCCAACACAGGCCGCAAAAAGGTCTTCTCCACCTGCGCCTCACACTTTGTATCCGTCACATTGTTTTTTGGGACAGGAGCGTTCACTTATGTTCGTGTAAAGACCAGCAAAACTCCAGACAATGACAAACTGCTGTCCCTCCTCTACAGTGTGGTAACACCTCTACTAAATCCCCTTATATACAGCTTAAGAAATGAGGAGGTAAAGGGTGGAGTGAAAAAACTGCTTCATCATAAGGCTAGTGTCGAGAAGGTATAA
- the HNRNPC gene encoding heterogeneous nuclear ribonucleoproteins C1/C2 isoform X2, with amino-acid sequence MASLSPVGHYVMASNITNKTDPRSLNSRVFIGNLNTLVVKKADVEAIFSKYGKIVGCSVHKGFAFVQYANERNARTAVAGEDGRMIAGQVLDINLAAEPKVNRGKGGVKRSAADMSSFDLDYDFQRDYYDSYSATRVPPPPPIARAVVPSKRQRVSGNTSRRGKSGFNSKSGQRGGSSKSSRLKGDDLQTIKKELSQIKQRVDSLLESLERIEREQSKQETKLDDEQSSSSQKKEETSAKSVTEEAGDSAEEGDLLDDDDEQGEDTLEEIKDGDKETEEGEDEGDSANEDS; translated from the exons ATG GCTTCACTTTCTCCCGTAGGGCATTACGTGATGGCAAGCAACATCACTAACAAAACAGATCCTCGTTCACTAAACTCACGTGTATTTATTGGGAACCTTAACACCCTAGTAGTGAAGAAAGCAGACGTGGAAGCCATTTTCTCCAAGTATGGCAAGATTGTGGGCTGCTCCGTGCACAAGGGTTTTGCTTTTGTTCAGTATGCTAATGAACGCAATGCCCGTACTGCTGTGGCTGGGGAAGATGGGCGTATGATTGCCGGCCAGGTCCTTG ATATTAATCTCGCTGCTGAGCCCAAGGTTAACAGAGGGAAAGGAGGTGTCAAACGATCGGCAGCTGATAT GTCATCATTTGATCTGGATTATGATTTCCAGCGAGACTATTATGACAG CTACTCAGCAACTCGTGTGCCGCCTCCTCCCCCTATTGCACGGGCTGTAGTGCCGTCTAAACGCCAGAGAGTTTCTGGAAATACATCACGCCGCGGTAAAAGTGGCTTCAACTCAAAGAGTGGCCAGAGAGGCGGTTCCTCCAAGTCTAGTCGGC TAAAGGGTGATGATCTTCAAACTATTAAAAAGGAGCTGAGTCAGATAAAACAGAGAGTAGATTCTCTCCTGGAAAGTCTAGAGCGGATCGAGCGTGAACAATCCAAACAAG AGACAAAATTAGATGACGAGCAGAGCAGTAGCTctcaaaagaaagaggaaacaaGTGCAAAAAGTGTTACAGAGGAAGCAGGTGACTCTGCAGAAGAAGGAGACCtccttgatgatgatgatgaacagGGGGAAGACACA CTGGAAGAAATTAAAGATGGTGACAAAGAGACAGAGGAAGGTGAAGATGAAGGGGACAGTGCAAATGAAGATTCTTAA
- the LOC128499167 gene encoding olfactory receptor 10A7-like, producing MSRENQTSVTEFIILGFTSSPQVQLAISIIFLLIYLVTLFGNGIILLLINTDPSLHTPMYFFLRNLSFIEVCYVSVIIPKLLANYFSGYGRISFTGCATQMYFFLFLGTAECYLLAVMAYDRYVAVCDPLHYSAIMSKNACTKMVAGTWVSGILLSMGNTSFIFSLPYCGPNVIDHFFCDTPPVVSLACTDTSMVETDLFAYTVLVVIVSFIIVLISYSRIIFAILHIKSTAGRQKAFSTCASHITSVCLFFGTGTFMYLRPKSSHSPQSDKIIALLYSVITPLLNPMIYSLRNQEIKSSLMKLINKRILASSS from the exons atgtccagggaa AATCAAACCAGTGTTACCGAATTTATTATTCTTGGCTTCACAAGTTCACCTCAGGTCCAACTGGCCATCAGTATTATATTTCTTCTCATATATTTAGTTACATTATTTGGAAATGGCATTATCCTCCTTCTCATCAACACCGACCCCAGCCTCCATAcaccaatgtattttttcctgAGGAACCTTTCTTTCATTGAAGTCTGCTATGTATCTGTAATCATCCCTAAGCTCCTGGCTAATTATTTCTCAGGATATGGCAGAATCTCATTTACAGGTTGTGCCACTCAGATGTACTTTTTCCTGTTCTTGGGTACTGCTGAGTGTTATCTTCTAGCAGTCATGGCTTATGACCGTTATGTTGCTGTCTGTGACCCTTTGCACTACTCAGCCATAATGAGTAAGAATGCCTGCACCAAAATGGTGGCTGGAACTTGGGTTAGTGGAATTCTTTTGTCTATGGGAAATACAAGTTTTATCTTCAGTCTGCCCTATTGTGGACCCAATGTCATTGACCATTTTTTCTGTGACACTCCACCAGTAGTGTCTCTAGCATGCACGGACACCTCTATGGTGGAAACGGACCTTTTTGCATATACTGTGTTGGTTGTTATTGTGTCCTTTATCATTGTGTTGATTTCATATTCACGTATTATTTTTGCCATATTACATATCAAATCCACGGCTGGGCGTCAGAAGGCTTTCTCCACCTGTGCTTCCCACATCACCTCTGTGTGCCTTTTTTTCGGGACAGGGACATTCATGTATCTCAGACCAAAATCCAGCCACTCCCCACAAAGTGACAAAATTATTGCTTTGTTGTATAGTGTCATCACCCCATTACTCAATCCAATGATCTATAGTCTCAGAAATCAGGAGATAAAAAGTTCCCTTATGAAACTGATAAATAAAAGGATTTTGGCTAGTAGTTCCTAA